From the Quercus lobata isolate SW786 chromosome 6, ValleyOak3.0 Primary Assembly, whole genome shotgun sequence genome, one window contains:
- the LOC115950640 gene encoding heterogeneous nuclear ribonucleoprotein 1-like, whose protein sequence is MESANGRLSEDTLRKHFSNYGEVEEALILSNNDRGNERGFGYVTFKDPALDVKPALWISSVTSLNRNTPPTVEIAGSSDNNKKIYVGGLLLHLTYRELEYFESIGAVTNARVVYDEENKKSRGFGFVTFDSEDVVHNVLQKSDLEMENRLLMVGRTDSDRNQGLIYPYDCNNT, encoded by the exons ATGGAATCGGCGAACGGAAGGTTGAGTGAGGATACTCTGAGAAAACACTTCAGCAACTATGGTGAAGTGGAGGAGGCTTTGATTCTCTCTAACAACGATAGGGGTAATGAAAGAGGGTTTGGCTATGTTACCTTTAAAGACCCAGCG TTAGATGTGAAACCAGCCTTGTGGATAAGTAGTGTGACGAGCCTAAATAGGAATACACCTCCAACGGTTGAGATTGCTGGATCTAgtgataataataagaagatTTATGTAGGAGGTCTACTATTACATTTGACATATCGGGAATTGGAGTACTTTGAGAGTATTGGCGCGGTTACTAATGCTAGGGTGGTAtatgatgaagaaaataaaaaatcgagGGGCTTTGGATTTGTTACTTTTGATTCCGAGGATGTTGTGCATAATGTGTTGCAGAAAAGTGATCTCGAGATGGAAAATAGGCTTCTAATGGTTGGGAGGACTGACTCTGACAGGAATCAAGGGCTGATATACCCTTACGATTGTAACAACACATGA